A single Phragmites australis chromosome 4, lpPhrAust1.1, whole genome shotgun sequence DNA region contains:
- the LOC133916859 gene encoding BEL1-like homeodomain protein 7 yields MATFFSTSTNQRDLAGGGDMSFHHYIMSNPYSDSPTGGLIPLPATIVPQGHVAHGSDGRDEPAAFVNTRDGPTSDAEMGLHTQLHMASASAAQNQGLSLSLGTQEVPVPLYQYRPAGMTAAYLLSPNQSTAAIRNAQSNIYMQNSKYLKAARELLDEVVNVRDAIKRKGDKNKSKDSGESKDAEKSEEKAGEHEGNSSAELTASERQDLQNKVSALMALLDQVDRKYRHYHHQMQIIMSSFDAVAGAGAARPYTALALQTISRHFRSLRDAIGAQVQSLRRSLGEKDTSTPGGGLSRLRYIDQQLRQQRAMQQFGMMQQPQHAWRQQRGLPESAVSVLRAWLFEHFLHPYPKDSEKLMLARQTGLSRGQVSNWFINARVRLWKPMIEEMYKEEFGAAMDSNSSSENAGNKGKDEAISSEDRDEFQSPSSAAKKGAVQLSTFKSEAMGGLDAGRVVLSSLDGAVGTYATSLNLSHHGDARFVAYGDMAGHLGGYDGGSVSLTLGLQHCNDAGAVPAEQQGLLYGNAGDFEFMNGSEDRQRFGSSQLLHDFVA; encoded by the exons ATGGccacattcttctccacttcCACCAATCAGAGGgacctcgccggcggcggcgacatgTCGTTCCACCACTACATCATGTCCAATCCGTACTCGGACTCACCAACCGGCGGTCTGATCCCCCTGCCCGCAACCATCGTGCCGCAAGGCCACGTTGCGCACGGCAGCGACGGCAGAGACGAGCCAGCCGCGTTCGTAAACACGAGAGACGGACCAACGAGCGATGCCGAAATGGGCCTGCACACGCAGCTGCACATGGCGAGCGCGTCGGCGGCGCAGAACCAGGGCCTGTCGCTTAGCCTCGGTACCCAGGAAGTTCCGGTGCCTCTTTACCAGTACCGCCCCGCGGGCATGACCGCCGCCTACTTGCTCAGCCCGAACCAGTCGACGGCGGCGATCAGGAACGCGCAGAGCAACATCTACATGCAGAATTCCAAGTACCTGAAGGCGGCGAGGGAGCTGCTGGACGAGGTGGTCAATGTCCGGGACGCGATCAAGCGGAAGGGggacaagaacaagagcaaGGATTCCGGCGAGAGCAAGGACGCCGAGAAGAGCGAGGAGAAAGCCGGCGAGCACGAGGGAAACTCGTCCGCAGAGCTGACGGCGTCGGAGAGGCAAGACCTTCAGAACAAAGTGTCGGCGCTGATGGCACTGCTGGATCAG GTTGACCGAAAGTACAGGCACTACCACCACCAAATGCAAATCATCATGTCGTCCTTCGACGCGGTGGCTGGCGCCGGCGCGGCGAGGCCGTACACGGCGCTCGCGCTGCAGACGATCTCCCGCCACTTCCGGTCGCTGCGTGACGCCATCGGCGCGCAGGTGCAGTCCTTGCGCCGGAGCCTAGGCGAGAAAGACACCTCCACGCCGGGCGGCGGGCTGTCCCGGCTGCGCTATATCGACCAGCAGCTGCGGCAGCAGCGTGCCATGCAGCAGTTTGGCATGATGCAGCAGCCGCAGCACGCCTGGCGCCAGCAGCGCGGCCTCCCGGAGTCCGCCGTCTCCGTCCTCCGCGCCTGGCTCTTCGAGCATTTTCTTCACCC GTACCCGAAAGATTCCGAGAAGCTGATGCTCGCAAGGCAGACCGGATTGTCCAGGGGCCAG GTATCCAACTGGTTCATCAACGCGCGTGTTCGTCTGTGGAAGCCGATGATCGAGGAGATGTACAAGGAGGAATTCGGCGCGGCGATGGACTCCAACTCGTCGTCGGAGAACGCTGGCAACAAGGGCAAGGACGAGGCGATATCTTCGGAGGACCGGGACGAGTTCCAGAGCCCGTCGAGCGCCGCAAAGAAAGGCGCAGTCCAGCTCAGCACGTTCAAGTCGGAGGCGATGGGCGGACTGGACGCCGGCCGCGTCGTCCTGTCCAGCCTCGACGGAGCTGTGGGCACGTACGCTACCAGCCTCAACCTGAGCCACCACGGCGACGCGAGGTTCGTGGCGTACGGCGACATGGCCGGCCACCTCGGCGGCTACGACGGCGGCAGCGTGTCGCTGACGCTGGGCCTGCAGCACTGCAACGACGCCGGCGCCGTGCCGGCCGAGCAGCAGGGCCTGCTGTACGGCAACGCCGGCGACTTTGAGTTCATGAACGGCTCCGAGGACAGACAGCGGTTTGGCTCGTCGCAGCTGCTGCACGATTTTGTCGCGTGA